A region of Streptomyces sp. NBC_01750 DNA encodes the following proteins:
- a CDS encoding GntR family transcriptional regulator yields MAFAPSPIPSRTQYVLEAIKHAILTGGLSPGQALVETELAAQFGVSKTPVREALKTLAGTGLVVMSQYKGATVRMVDADMAREVYDVRLLLEPEALRRSVEGSADLEAAEHALLKADDSADRAERSLANREFHRALYLPCGNPLLARMLDEVRDQAALVSTVAWAAEPSWEREALEHREILRLALAGDADGAARALREHIAGFVQRAFPEGAEA; encoded by the coding sequence ATGGCTTTCGCCCCGAGCCCGATCCCCTCCCGGACCCAGTACGTGCTGGAAGCGATCAAACACGCCATCCTCACCGGCGGCCTCAGCCCCGGCCAAGCCCTCGTCGAGACTGAACTCGCCGCACAGTTCGGGGTGTCGAAGACGCCGGTACGGGAAGCGCTCAAGACTCTGGCCGGCACCGGCCTGGTCGTCATGAGCCAGTACAAGGGCGCCACCGTCCGCATGGTCGACGCGGACATGGCGCGCGAGGTGTACGACGTGCGGCTGCTGCTGGAGCCGGAGGCGCTGCGGCGGTCCGTCGAGGGCTCGGCGGATCTGGAGGCCGCCGAGCACGCGCTGCTCAAGGCCGACGACTCCGCCGACCGGGCCGAACGCTCGCTGGCCAACCGGGAGTTCCACCGTGCCCTGTATCTGCCGTGCGGAAATCCGCTGCTCGCGCGGATGCTCGACGAGGTACGGGATCAGGCGGCCCTTGTCTCGACCGTGGCCTGGGCCGCCGAGCCGTCCTGGGAGCGGGAGGCTCTCGAGCACCGGGAGATTCTGCGGCTCGCGCTGGCCGGGGATGCCGATGGAGCGGCCCGCGCCCTGCGCGAACACATCGCCGGTTTCGTACAGCGGGCGTTTCCCGAAGGAGCAGAAGCATGA
- the gdhA gene encoding NADP-specific glutamate dehydrogenase, which produces MTLSSSKARLASLRADLERRNPAQPEFHQASTEVLETLAPVLAARPEYAQPGLIERLCEPERQIIFRVPWQDDRGAVHVNRGFRVEFNSALGPYKGGLRFHPSVNLGVVKFLGFEQIFKNALTGLGIGGGKGGSDFDPRGRSDAEVMRFCQSFMTELHRHIGDHTDVPAGDIGVGGREIGYLFGQYRRITNRWEAGVLTGKGQGWGGSAMRTQATGYGSVLFAAEMLSRRGEELAGQGAVVSGSGNVAVHTIEKLTRSGAHPMTCSDSEGYVVDEKGIDLELLKQIKEVERARVSEYAKRRGTSARYVPGGRVWDVPCDVAFPSATQNELDADGARALVRNGVKAVSEGANMPTTPDAVRILQDAGVAFGPGKAANAGGVAVSALEMRQNAARDSWTPGRVEDELAEIMRDIHRVTYETAERYGAPGDYVTGANIAGFERVADAMLAQGLI; this is translated from the coding sequence GTGACCCTGTCTTCCTCGAAGGCCAGACTCGCTTCCCTGCGCGCCGACCTCGAGCGCCGCAACCCAGCCCAGCCCGAATTCCATCAGGCTTCAACGGAAGTGCTGGAGACCCTGGCTCCCGTACTCGCCGCCCGTCCCGAGTACGCGCAGCCGGGGCTCATCGAGCGCCTCTGCGAACCAGAACGGCAGATCATCTTCCGGGTGCCCTGGCAGGACGACCGCGGCGCAGTGCACGTCAACCGAGGATTCAGGGTGGAGTTCAACAGCGCACTCGGCCCCTACAAGGGCGGCCTGCGCTTCCACCCATCGGTGAACCTGGGCGTCGTGAAGTTCCTCGGCTTCGAGCAGATCTTCAAGAACGCCCTCACCGGACTGGGTATCGGCGGCGGCAAGGGCGGCAGCGACTTCGACCCACGAGGTCGTTCGGACGCCGAAGTCATGCGCTTCTGCCAGTCCTTCATGACAGAGCTTCACCGGCACATCGGCGACCACACCGACGTCCCGGCCGGCGACATCGGCGTCGGCGGCCGCGAAATCGGCTATCTCTTCGGCCAGTACCGGCGTATCACCAACCGCTGGGAGGCGGGCGTACTCACCGGCAAGGGCCAGGGGTGGGGCGGCTCGGCGATGCGCACCCAGGCGACCGGCTACGGCAGCGTGCTCTTCGCGGCCGAGATGCTGAGCCGGCGGGGAGAAGAGCTCGCGGGCCAGGGAGCGGTGGTCTCCGGCTCGGGCAACGTCGCCGTCCACACCATCGAAAAGCTGACGCGCAGCGGCGCCCATCCCATGACCTGCTCCGACTCCGAGGGCTATGTGGTGGACGAGAAGGGCATCGACCTCGAGCTGCTCAAGCAGATCAAGGAGGTCGAACGCGCGCGCGTCAGCGAGTACGCGAAGCGCCGTGGCACCTCCGCCCGCTACGTTCCCGGCGGCCGGGTGTGGGACGTGCCCTGCGACGTCGCCTTCCCTTCGGCCACCCAGAACGAGCTCGACGCCGACGGCGCTCGCGCCCTGGTCCGCAACGGGGTCAAGGCCGTCTCCGAGGGCGCCAACATGCCCACCACTCCGGATGCGGTGCGCATTCTGCAGGACGCAGGTGTGGCCTTCGGCCCGGGCAAGGCCGCCAATGCCGGCGGTGTCGCCGTCAGCGCCCTGGAGATGCGCCAGAACGCCGCCCGCGACTCCTGGACACCCGGGCGCGTGGAGGACGAACTCGCCGAGATCATGCGCGATATCCATCGCGTCACCTACGAGACCGCCGAGCGCTACGGAGCACCGGGCGACTATGTGACCGGAGCGAATATCGCAGGCTTCGAGCGCGTCGCGGACGCGATGCTGGCCCAGGGACTCATCTGA